The proteins below come from a single Lineus longissimus chromosome 5, tnLinLong1.2, whole genome shotgun sequence genomic window:
- the LOC135488635 gene encoding uncharacterized protein LOC135488635: MDTQCPNDSNPKQLCSARNISGIDLLFQGLNLSVKRKKILHDVFGAVGEGDMLAIMGPSGSGKTSLMNCIAGRVLPDSGEILANGVKFNKSMRRQMCYVEQEDLFFPTITLMETLTYSALLRLPDKMPWKRKKARIEEVIQALDLTKCQHTIIGDATMKGLSGGERKRANIGCELLTNPALMLLDEPTSGLDSSTAHMLMKTIKRYTRDHNKTVIIAIHQPSSQIFYMFDKLLLLCDGKVAYFGKTSKIVDFFDNIGLRCAPHFNPADFIMDKVKSEDSIKDMITSAGRAISQTSFWLEELQALGHRCQERLAVAISSKQTVAKRDTRMDPGIGVVNEGFSLENTLNGEPEGHFNGDVVGKVYANNIQKGSVFLNSVRVEFPISDTDVYYDGRRKYQSSFWTQFGVLFVRNMKESRHRVLTVLNATQALLISFVTGLLFFQLDRTEETLIDWENVVFIVCIHWSFIGMSDGIGGYHKEHTLILRERGCGSYRLSAYFLSDWLSQFLLISIMPMASLIVVYATVGMKGVGGFFGFYGILCLGVNVAQNFGLMSIVATGEVLSGDTVSKVAMFATLLSSGYFARNIPHWLEWMKYISFIKYALDGVMQIEFTNSRAIRCVNNASSVISSCREDNVTSVPSEAYFGTRLDLFPLWANVLCLVTFSLVFRSVIYLLLRFVRCPKSH, translated from the exons ATGGACACC CAATGTCCAAACGATTCGAACCCGAAACAACTATGTTCTGCCCGTAATATCTCCGGAATCGATCTGCTCTTCCAAGGATTGAACCTCTCGgttaaaagaaagaaaatcttACATGATGTGTTTGGTGCTGTTGGTGAGGGAGACATGCTGGCAATCATGGGACCCAGTG GTTCAGGCAAGACATCCCTAATGAACTGTATTGCGGGCCGAGTTCTTCCGGACTCGGGGGAAATCCTCGCCAATGGGGTCAAGTTCAATAAGTCCATGAGACGACAGATGTGCTACGTTGAACAGGAAGATCTGTTTTTCCCCACCATCACTCTCATGGAGACGCTCACG TACAGCGCTTTGCTCCGACTCCCGGACAAGATGCCTTGGAAGAGGAAGAAAGCTCGCATTGAGGAAGTCATCCAAGCTCTCGATCTCACGAAATGTCAACACACAA TTATTGGTGATGCGACGATGAAAGGCCTATCTGGGGGAGAGAGGAAGAGGGCCAATATAGGATGCGAACTGTTGACCAACCCGGCATTGATGCTTCTGGAT GAACCTACCTCTGGCCTTGACTCGAGTACTGCCCACATGCTGATGAAGACGATAAAGCGGTACACTCGGGACCACAACAAAACTGTGATCATAGCCATCCACCAACCATCAAGTCAGATATTTTATATGTTTGATAAGCTTCTCCTTCTCTGTGATGGAAAG GTTGCTTATTTCGGAAAGACCAGCAAGATCGTAGACTTTTTCGACAACATTGGTCTCCGCTGTGCGCCTCATTTCAATCCAGCTGATTTCATAA TGGATAAAGTAAAATCAGAAGATTCCATCAAAGATATGATCACCTCTGCAGGCAGGGCTATCAGCCAAACGTCTTTCTGGTTAGAGGAGCTCCAGGCCCTGGGCCATCGCTGCCAGGAAAGGTTGGCTGTGGCCATCTCAAGCAAGCAGACGGTAGCCAAGCGAGATACCCGGATGGACCCTGGAATCGGTGTAGTAAATGAAGGATTTTCCCTTGAAAATACTTTGAATGGTGAACCAGAGGGACACTTCAATGGCGATGTAGTTGGCAAGGTTTATGCTAACAATATTCAAAAAGGAAGTGTTTTCCTAAATTCCGTCCGAGTAGAGTTTCCGATTTCTGACACTGATGTTTACTATGATGGAAGACGCAAGTACCAGTCGTCCTTCTGGACTCAGTTTGGCGTCCTTTTCGTGCGGAACATGAAAGAGTCACGACACCGCGTGCTGACGGTCCTTAACGCTACTCAGGCTCTCCTCATTAGCTTTGTGACAGGACTGCTCTTTTTCCAGTTAGATAGGACGGAGGAGACGCTCATAGACTGGGAGAACGTG GTATTCATTGTTTGTATCCATTGGAGTTTCATTGGAATGAGTGATGGCATCGGCGGAT ACCACAAGGAGCACACGCTGATCTTGAGGGAGCGAGGCTGTGGCTCGTACAGGCTCTCCGCGTACTTCCTCTCCGACTGGCTGAGCCAGTTTCTACTGATATCAATCATGCCAATGGCCTCCCTCATCGTCGTCTATGCGACAGTCGGCATGAAGGGTGTCGGCGGATTCTTCGGCTTTTATGGAATTCTGTGTCTTGGGGTTAATGTGGCTCAG AACTTTGGTTTGATGTCGATCGTGGCCACGGGGGAGGTTCTCTCAGGGGATACGGTGTCCAAGGTGGCCATGTTCGCCACGCTTTTGTCCAGTGGCTACTTTGCTCGCAACATCCCGCACTGGCTCGAGTGGATGAAATACATCTCGTTCATCAAGTATGCGTTAGATGGTGTGATGCAGATTGAATTCACAAATTCACGAGCGATTCG atgcgtGAACAACGCTTCATCCGTAATCTCATCATGCCGTGAAGACAACGTGACGTCAGTTCCGTCGGAAGCGTATTTTGGAACGAGGTTGGATCTCTTTCCTCTCTGGGCGAACGTTTTGTGTCTGGTTACATTTAGCCTTGTTTTCCGGTCGGTTATATACCTTCTACTCCGGTTCGTCAGGTGTCCGAAGAGCCACTAA